A stretch of Nitrospira sp. DNA encodes these proteins:
- the argC gene encoding N-acetyl-gamma-glutamyl-phosphate reductase: MPKKFRIAIAGASGYAGAELVRLAAAHPYFDITAVTSEKSAGQSVASVFPSLTGVVRHTFEALAPEALAERADALFLALPHTKSQEPVALCLKAGKLVVDLSADYRLKNVAAYEEWYQTPHAHPALLQEAVYGLPELHRSAIAKATLVASPGCYPTAAILQMAPLFAKGLVQLDSIVIDAKSGVSGAGRSPGLPYHFPEAHESLEPYKIGKHRHIPEIEQELSGVMGTPGAVTIAFTPHLVPMNRGILSTAYCKLKTEIKLPELRALYREFYKGERFIRLYEDIVPNPRYTKGSNFCDIGVYADQRAGWVVTVAAVDNLVKGAAGQAIQAMNLMMGIPEETGLTAPSSYP, from the coding sequence ATGCCTAAGAAATTTCGCATCGCGATCGCAGGAGCCAGCGGCTATGCCGGAGCAGAACTCGTCCGTCTGGCCGCCGCGCATCCCTACTTTGATATCACTGCGGTGACCTCTGAGAAATCAGCCGGGCAATCCGTAGCCTCCGTCTTCCCCAGCCTGACCGGCGTCGTGCGGCACACGTTCGAAGCGCTGGCACCAGAGGCTCTGGCCGAACGGGCCGATGCCCTGTTCCTCGCGCTTCCCCATACGAAATCGCAAGAGCCGGTTGCGCTCTGCCTGAAGGCCGGCAAACTGGTGGTAGATCTGAGTGCGGACTATCGGCTCAAAAACGTGGCGGCGTATGAAGAATGGTATCAGACCCCGCACGCCCACCCGGCGCTGCTTCAAGAAGCCGTCTATGGCCTGCCGGAACTCCATCGGAGCGCCATCGCAAAAGCGACGTTGGTCGCGTCACCGGGCTGCTACCCGACTGCGGCCATTTTGCAGATGGCGCCGCTCTTCGCCAAAGGACTCGTCCAACTCGATTCCATCGTCATCGATGCGAAATCCGGAGTCTCCGGAGCCGGACGAAGTCCGGGCCTGCCCTACCATTTTCCGGAAGCCCATGAATCGTTGGAGCCCTATAAGATCGGCAAGCACCGCCATATTCCGGAGATCGAACAGGAGCTCTCCGGTGTCATGGGAACGCCCGGCGCGGTCACGATCGCCTTTACCCCCCACCTCGTCCCAATGAATCGGGGTATTTTGAGTACGGCCTATTGCAAGCTGAAGACAGAGATTAAGCTGCCGGAATTGCGAGCCCTGTACCGGGAGTTCTATAAAGGCGAGCGGTTTATCCGTCTCTACGAAGATATCGTCCCGAACCCCCGCTACACCAAAGGGTCGAACTTTTGCGATATCGGGGTCTATGCAGACCAGCGAGCCGGATGGGTCGTTACCGTCGCGGCCGTGGATAACCTGGTCAAGGGCGCTGCCGGCCAAGCCATTCAAGCGATGAATTTAATGATGGGAATTCCGGAGGAAACGGGGCTCACCGCGCCGAGCAGTTACCCCTGA